The Falco rusticolus isolate bFalRus1 chromosome 5, bFalRus1.pri, whole genome shotgun sequence genome has a segment encoding these proteins:
- the SMIM30 gene encoding small integral membrane protein 30, whose translation MPSTKNTSKLFLVLVSLLLVLPAVEALDAGDTIAFLLGLGVSVIGFCACLGFYARKRNGQQ comes from the coding sequence ATGCCTTCTACCAAGAACACCTCAAAACTTTTCCTGGTCCTCGTTTcattgctgctggtgctgccagctgtTGAAGCCCTGGATGCAGGAGATACCATCGCCTTCCTGCTAGGCCTAGGTGTCAGTGTCATCGGATTCTGTGCCTGCCTTGGCTTTTATGCAAGGAAAAGGAATGGGCAGCAGTGA